In the genome of Xanthocytophaga agilis, one region contains:
- a CDS encoding serine hydrolase domain-containing protein, translating into MTSFCRKKESYGNGIGVKIFVLCWMIVSVIAFAACESHSQEKQARQDALLVDSVSLLFSPEDSAIKAAQLDTFFHNLNQKHGFNGTVLVAQYGKPIYKGAFGYKNFSSHDTLALNTPFQLASVSKQFTAVAIMQLQEKGLLSYEDSIQKFFPDFPYHEITVRSMLTHRSGLPNYMYAFEKIIRDKNKPLTNAEVIDLFIKHKPGIYYLPNKKFNYSNTGYFLLAAIVEKITGERFKEYVAKHIFGPAGMTHSFIFDGTDSAKVAKAAIGYVGGRYIRPVTDNYYLEGVTGDKGVYSTVEDMFKWDQALYTGKILKTCTLEEAFTPKHFDVKTYANYGFGWRTYYAPGGEPLVFHAGWWHGFKSYFMRNQRDHSTIVILSNRASNHSLSRVNVVQAILWPKRANFYLHRADTTQHTTE; encoded by the coding sequence ATGACCAGCTTTTGTAGAAAAAAAGAATCCTATGGTAATGGTATAGGAGTAAAAATTTTTGTCCTGTGTTGGATGATTGTAAGTGTGATTGCCTTTGCTGCTTGTGAGTCACATTCACAAGAGAAACAAGCCCGACAGGATGCCTTACTAGTGGATAGCGTTTCTTTGTTGTTTAGCCCTGAAGATTCAGCTATAAAAGCCGCACAATTAGATACTTTCTTTCATAATCTGAATCAGAAACATGGATTCAATGGGACTGTTCTGGTCGCTCAATATGGGAAACCCATCTATAAAGGAGCTTTTGGATACAAAAATTTCTCTTCGCATGACACCCTTGCTCTGAATACTCCTTTCCAGTTAGCATCGGTTTCAAAGCAGTTTACTGCTGTTGCCATCATGCAGTTACAGGAAAAGGGCTTGTTGAGTTATGAAGACTCTATACAAAAGTTCTTTCCTGATTTTCCTTATCATGAGATTACCGTTCGATCTATGTTGACTCATCGTTCCGGACTTCCCAATTATATGTACGCCTTTGAAAAGATTATCCGGGATAAAAATAAACCTCTTACCAATGCAGAAGTAATTGACTTATTTATCAAGCATAAGCCTGGAATCTATTATTTGCCTAATAAGAAGTTTAACTACAGTAATACCGGGTATTTTTTACTGGCAGCTATTGTTGAGAAAATCACAGGTGAACGTTTCAAAGAGTATGTAGCAAAACATATTTTTGGACCAGCTGGAATGACTCATAGCTTTATCTTTGATGGTACAGACTCTGCAAAAGTAGCGAAGGCAGCTATCGGATATGTGGGAGGAAGATATATTCGACCTGTTACAGATAATTATTATTTAGAGGGTGTAACAGGTGACAAAGGAGTATATTCGACTGTAGAAGATATGTTTAAATGGGATCAGGCTCTGTATACTGGCAAAATACTTAAAACATGTACCCTTGAAGAAGCCTTTACTCCCAAACACTTTGATGTTAAAACGTATGCAAACTATGGCTTTGGATGGCGTACGTATTATGCGCCAGGTGGAGAACCACTAGTATTTCATGCTGGATGGTGGCATGGTTTTAAATCTTATTTTATGCGTAATCAGCGGGATCACAGCACCATTGTGATTCTGAGTAATAGAGCCTCTAATCATAGCTTGAGCCGGGTAAATGTAGTGCAGGCAATTTTATGGCCTAAAAGAGCCAACTTCTATCTGCATCGGGCTGACACAACCCAGCATACGACCGAATAA